The Paenibacillus sp. RC334 nucleotide sequence ACAGTACGGCCACGAATAAATCTTTTACCGCTTCTGTGTCATTCGTAACACGGGATACGACCTTGCCTGCGGGCAGATTGTCAAAAAAGTAAACTGGCAACCGTTGAATGTGTGCATAGAGGTCAAGCCGAAGTTTTTGAATGACCTTGTTGGCCGAGGATTGCAGCCAGTAGGTTTTGCCAAATTCAGCAAAGATCGAAATGACCAGAAAGAAGCAATACCAGCCAATCAGTTGAAAGATACCGGGCATTTCCGGCTTGTAAAAGCTATACAGCTCATCGGCTGTCAAAGCCTTGGCATCATAGCGAAAGGTGTCGGAGCCGCGTGTCACCGTCAGCGTGCCGTTTGCAAAGGAGCGGTTACCGTCAGCCACCTGCACCGAACCATCAATAAATACGAAGGATTTTCCAACTTGTAAAATCCTTGCTTCACGCCCTTTGGGCTCCCCGGCCTCAAAGCGGTCTTCACGCTTAAAATGGGTTCCGGCATAACTTACGGTGCCGTCCACGCTAGTTGTCTCGTAAAATGGTTTTTCAATAGCGAGCATATGGTCGTCGATCATCGTTTTGGCGATGAAGGGTCCGGCCAGCTCGGCGGCTACCCCGATAGTCAATGCGATGAGTGCCGCGATAAAGCCAGCTTTGCTCGTCAGCGCATACTGGAATAGCCTTTTGCCGATATTGGGTTTCATTAGGATACCTCCCCTGAGGTCAGAACAGATTCCACTTGCTGCCGTTCATACTGTTGACGGTACCATCCGTCCGTCTGAAGCAGCTCGTTGTGGGTTCCTTCCTCAATAATGCGTCCTTGCTCCAGCACGACGATCCGGTCTGCATGTTCTACAGCCGAGAGACGGTGAGTGGAGATCAGAGTTGTTTTACCCGAGCGTTTACGCCGGATATTATCAATAATACGTGCTTCTGTTCGAGCATCAACCGCGGACAGTGCATCGTCTAGCACCAGAATATCCGGATCGCCGATAAAGGCGCGTGCCAGCGAAACACGTTGCTTCTGCCCGCCGGACAGGGCTATGCCTTTTTCTCCGACGAGTGTGTCCAGTCCATCGGACAGGGTGCCTAAATCCTGATCGAAAGCTGCGGTACGGATCGCTTCCATGATATCGTCATCATCTGCACGCGGTTTACCGAACTGAATGTTCTCACGCACTGATTTGGAGAACAGAATTTGCTCCTGTGGCACGTAGCCGATCCAGCTGTGCAGTTGTTCAACAGCAATGTCCTCCAGCCGAGTGCCAGAGATTAAAATGTCACCGCTACCCGTCGGGTATTCATGCAGTAGCTGTTTGAGCAGGGTGGATTTCCCGCTGCCTGTTCGGCCGACGACACCTAGCGTTTCTCCACGTTTCAGCTCCAAATTCACATGTAACAGATTGTCAACAGATGAGGTTGGATAACGGAAGGTAACATCTTTCATCGTAATGGACTCGGGGTGGTTAACCGTTACAGGCTGAGCTGCATCTTGTACGTCCGGCTCCACATGGAGAGTTTCGTTTACCCGATCGAGGGAAGCGCTACCGCGCTGCATAATGTTGATCAGTTCGCCAATGGCAAACATCGGCCAAATCATCATCCCCAGATACATGTTAAAGGATACCAGCTCGCCCAGTGTGATATCGTTATGAAATACCAGATAAATACCATATCCGAGCCCGATAACATAGCTAAGTCCTACGCATAAGCGAATCGTCGGTTCGAAGAGAGCGTCCATCCGGGCGACCGCCAGATTTTTGCGAAATACGTCATCGGTAATATCGGCGAACCGTTTTTCATCCATCCTTTCCTGTACATAGGCGCGAATAACCCGGATACCTGCCACGGATTCCAGCACCTGGTCGTTCATATCGCCAAATGCATCCTGTGCCAGCGTGTAGCGCTCGTGAACGGCTTTGCCATAAATGCTCATTGCCAGTGCGATGAATGGCAGCGGCAGGACCGCCGCCAGTGTCAGCTTCCAGCTAATCAGGGTACCCATGGCGACCAGCACGACGCTCAGGTAAACTGTAGAGTCAGTTAGCGTCAGCATGCCAAAGCCCGCAGTACTAGCGACAGAGCGAAGGTCGTTCGTAGCACGAGCCATCAGGTCACCAGTACGATTGCGTTCAAAAAATGGAGGTGTCATCCGCAGCAGATGGTTCATAAAGCGTGTGCGCAACAGGCGCTCCACCAGATTGGCACCCCCAAACAGCTTGTGCATCCATATGTACGTAATGTAGTAGATGACGGCAAGAATGCCTAAAATATAAAAAATATAATGCCAGAGCGAGGACCATGAAATTGAACCGCGTACGATCTCATCAATAGCGCTACCTAGCAGCCGAGGCGGAGCAAGCTCCAGCACGCCAACGGCGATCAGCAAAAACAGCCCAATCGAGTACCGGCTTCGTTCTCTTTTAAAAAACCAGCTTAAATTTTTGAGTACCGAAAACAAGAGGAATCCCATCCTTTCATGAAAAGCTCATGCGAGAGTTGTTGTGCCATTTTGAATAAACAATAAGGCTTGCTACCACTAGCTTCAATCCGGTAACAGGCGCAAAAAAGGCATACCGTCCGCAGACGATATGCCTTAAATCTCAATATCATATGGCGCGCAGATGTTTTCAGCACACTCACCACTGAAAAACTGCTCAAACGCAGGCAGCCACTCGTATTAAACCATACAACGTGAATGGCCCAATTCTGAAGGATGCGTCAGGGGAGATGCTCCGGTATGAAGTTGTTGTGTTTGTAGAGTTGGGTAAAAGGCGAGATGAATGTTTAGCACCGGTAACACTCCTTTCTTCTTCGAATTGGATTCATTCTGAACATGAGTAATCGTTCAATTTGGTAATTAATTTCAAAATGGATCTCGTATGGTTGAATCTTAACACCGTCTTTTGCGAATTGTCAAACCTTTTTCAAAAAAATGTATATCGCTCGCTGGAGATTTTCACTTGAGTAAGGGGCGGTTGGTGGTCATTCTAAATCATGCTATGATATAGTTAACAGGATGTAATTGTACAAGGAGATGAGCTAACGCATGAGCATACAGGTAACTGAACCAGCGGCACAGTGGTACATCAAGGAGCTTGGTCTGAACCGTGGAGATACGATCCGTTTTTTTGCCCGCTATAGTTCCGGCGGTGGGTTACATCCGGGCTTTTCTCTGGGAATTGCCGTAGAGCCTCCGCAGCACCCCGTATTACAACATGAAGCGGCTGGCATTACGTTTTATATGGAGGATCAGGATTACTGGTATTTGAAGGGTCATCATCTGGAAGTGAAGTATCTGGAGGAACATGACGACATTATTTACACGTATGCCGAGGAAGAGCAGTCTTAAAGCTCTAACGTTAGAAATAGCGTGCAGGTTAACCGTTTAGGGACATGAAAAAGCGGCGGAGTATCGCATTACAGGGGATTAACCTGTATGTGATACTCCGCCGTTTTGTTGTCCTTGGGGCGCGCGTGCTGCATGTTAAGGGTTGTTAGGCATCGGACCATCCACTGCAAAATCAAAATCATCTATGTCGTACACATGTACAGGAACGGAAGCTTCAATAATGCGGTGAATCCAGTCCAGTTGATCAGTCAAAATGGGTAATTCTTCACGCTGGGCTGTTAGTACCAATTCAGTCTCGATTGGATCAAAATATTCTCCGTAATGCGCAGTATCGACGGCATTAATGACGATCAGCGAGGTGTTGGCGTCGAACAGGATGGGCAAGCTTTTGGCCCAAGGCATCTGAAGCGCGCGCCGAATTTTTTTCTGATTCAAAGGCTCCTCAAAATAGCTGATCAGTTCGCTTACCTTTCGCTTCACATGCTGATCGTCAACAGCATTTTCCATGAGCGGTTCCGTGCTATCCTGAAATTCGTATAGCTCCAGCAACGATGTGTAAGGCACTATATATTCCACAGGGGCGGGAGTTGTAAGCAGTTGGCCATATATGGCAACCATTACAGCTTCCGTTACAAATTGTCGGGACATCGGTCAAGCCTCCTGCATTTACCAAATTATGCGATAAGAGTATAACACAAAGCGGGACTGAATTCAGCCCTTCATGCAGATTGCTCCGGTTCATTCGTTTTTTACGTTGACTGCCTTTTTCAATCTTATGTCTGCCGCTGGTCAAATACGTTTTTTTATAGATAGCATCTGCCAGCGGCCAGACAAAGGATACGTGGGAAAGCCTAAGTGCGTCCAATTAACAGCGACAGCAGCCCAGCGGCGATGAGCGGTCCTACAGGAACGCCTTTGAAGAAGGCGACACCAATTACAGTTCCGATAAGCAAACCCGTCACAATGATGGGCTGCCCGGACATCAGGGTTACTCCGCGGCCGCCAAGGTAGGCTACCAGGATGCCAATGGCAATAGCGAGCAGCGACTTCCAGTGAAGGAAGGACTCCATCACCTGGCTAATGCTGATTTTACCGCTGGCCAGTGGGGTCATCACACCAATGGTTAGAATGATGATCCCGATCGTCAATCCATACTTTTCAAGCCAGGGGAAAGCAGTATGAAAATGGGTTACCCGAAGTAGCAGTAGTACTACCATGGCAATGGTGACGGTGGAATTGCCGCTGACAATTCCAAGACCAGCCAGTACCAGCAGTATGAGTGAACTGTAATCCATATATGCGTTCTCCTTAGTTCATTTAGCTTTGAATATGCTCAGCGATTTGGCGACCGTGCCAGCGGCCTGTTTCAATGAACACCTCATTGGCGTTGCTGCCTGAAGCGATGACACCCGCCACATATATACCCGGTATATTGGTCTCCATCGTGGAAGGATCATATTCCGGTTTGTCCAGATCCTCGGCCATGTGGACACCCACAGACTCCAGCAGCTTCCGTTCCGGGTGAAACCCGGTGAGTGCCAGTACAAAATCATTTTCGAGTCGGAAAGCTGCTGTCTCCAACGGGGTGACCACTACATAATCCGGATGAATCTCAGTGATGCGGGCGCCCAGATGGAGCGTGATTTTCCCTTTTTGCACCATACTGTCGAACAGTGGACGAACCCACGGCTTAATGTATTCAGACAGTTCGGTTCTGCGATACACCATGTCAATTGTAGCTCCGACACGTACGAGTTCCATCGCTGCATCCACCGCAGAGTTGCTGCCGCCGATGATTGCGACCCGCGTACCGGTATAGGGATGGGCTTCACTGAAATAATGAGTAACTTTATCTAATTGTTCCCCGGGAATGCCCAAATAGTTCGGATGATCAAAATATCCTGTAGCCACGACGACATAGCGTGACGAATACGTTTTGGCTATTCCCTGCTTGCTCACTGTATGTACAGTAAATGTAGCGTCATCCTGTCGTGTGATTGTTTTTGCTTCCTCGTAATGACGGACGTTCAGGTTATAATGTGTCGCTACCTTGCGGTAATACGCCAGTGCTTCATGACGGTAAGGTTTGTCATTAGGCGTACTGAACGGAACATCGCCAATTTCCAGCAGTTCAGCCGTGCTGAAAAACTGCATGTTTGTCGGGTACAGAAAAATGGAGTGAACAATGTTACTTTTTTCGATAATGACGGTTTGCAAGCCTCTGCGACTGCATTCGATTGCAGCGGACAGCCCGCAAGGCCCGCCTCCGATAATGACTACGTCGTGCATCTCGATGAACCTCCCGTTGTATTGGTCTGTTGCGCCAGTTTTGCAGTAGTATGTAAGAAGTTTCAATGCGCTAATTCACAAAAAATTGAAAAGGCGAAACAATTGAATATATGCAATCTCTGCACAAAAGTCAAGTAATATCATCCTACCGCAATGCGTACACAATATCCAGCCGTTTTCAGAAAGAAGTAAAAGAATGATACGATTGACATACATTTTTAACGTACATATAATTAGATGTGTATCTATTATGATGTGTTTATTTTTTACGGTAAATATACGGAAAGTATGTAGTGATGAAAAGAGGGGTTAACGATGCAACTGGATAAAATGGTCAATTATCATAAAGCGCTTGCTGATCCAACGCGTATGCGTATATTGCTGCTCTTGTCACGTGGAGAGATGCATGGTCAGGCTTTGGCAGAAAAACTGAATTTATCCCAACCGACTGTCACGCATCATGCTTCCAAGCTTCGTGAGGCGGGGTTAATCAAGGAGCGACGTGATAAGAATACGGTATATTTCACACTGAATCCTGAACTGATCCGGCAGCATGCCGAGGCGACAGTGCGGTTTATTTTTGAAAAAGGAGAGGGGGAGGAAGAAATGTCAGAGGTTAATGAAACGCTGGAAGCGACAGTCTTGCGTAATTTTTTTTCCAAGGACGGCAAGTTGCGTCAAATTCCCTCGCAATACAAGAAGAAGCTGATCGTGCTTCAATTGCTGGCAGAAAAGCTGGAGCCGGGTCGCGTGTATCCTGAACGTGAGCTAAACGAGTGGATTAAGCAGTACCATGAGGACTTTGCGACGATTCGGCGTGAGCTGATTATGCATCAGTTTATGTACAGGGAACGTGAAATGTATGAATTGAATCCACGTGAGATGTGGACACGCTGGGATCAAGTGCGCTAAAAGCAACTTGAAAAAGATTTAAAAAAAGGTTTGCAGCAGACTTGACAGACGATTTCAGGACTTGTATGATTAAGGAAATTTTAGGAGGAGGCGATGTTATATGCGTACGAACATGAATGGATTGGTTCAGCAGCAGTATGACGTTGTCTCCCGCACGGATGATGCATAGTTGAAGACTATATGAAATAAGTATAGTTTTTACATGGCATTCGGTTGAGCAGTAGAACCGATGAAATCCGCAGGGAGTGATTCCCTGCGGATTTTTTTATGATTAGGGTCTTGGGATAGCCTCGGCCTGAATCATACACCCTCCGCAGGGGTTTTCCCTGCGGATTTTTTGCGTTTTTTGCTCGCGGGAGAGAACATTTACAAGCACCGAGTAACACGGAAATAAAAAAACATCAACTTTAAACATCAGCAATAAACGATGATTCACAGGAGGAAAACAATGAGTATACATGAATACGGCTGGTCTGATTACTGGAACGGCTTTTGGGATCAATGGAAACAAAGCTTTGAAGAACGAGCAGAAAATACACAGGTACGCCCTGCCCGTCTGATTGCCGATTATGGTCAAAAAGTAAAGCTTATGACTATGGATGGAGAACGCTGGGGAGCTGCTTCCGGCAAGCTGAGACATGCTATTGTCGATCCGGCAGAAATGCCGGCTGTGGGGGATTGGGTGGCTGTCACCGTGCCAGATGGAACCTCGGATGCAGTCATTCATGCCGTGCTGCCACGTAAAAGTCGGATATCCCGGCAGGCTGCCGGCTTTGAGACGAAGGAGCAGCTGATTGCGACAAATGTAGATACGCTCTTTCTCGTCAATGCACTGAATCACGATTTTAATGTGCGCAGGCTGGAACGGTATCTAATTATGGCGTGGAACAGTGGGGTCGATCCGGTCGTTGTGTTGAGCAAAAGCGATCTTTGTTTCGATGTGGAAGAGCGGGTGGCAGAAGCGGAGGGGGTTGCCCCCGGTGTGCCTGTCATCGTTATTTCCGCTTTGCAGAATGAAGGGAGAGAGCAGTTGGAGGCGTTTCTTCAACCCGGACGCACAGTTGCCTTGACAGGCTCCTCCGGCAGCGGCAAATCAACAATTGTGAACTGGCTGTCCGGGGCCGAAGTTCAGCTTACACAGGATGTGAGGGAAGAGGACAGCCGGGGTCGCCATACGACAACTCACCGACAGTTGTTCCCCATATTGAGGCAAGCCGTTCTGCTGGATACGCCGGGAATGCGTGAACTGAATCTGTGGGATGATTCCACTGGGGTCGCCAATACCTTCGCGGATATTACGGAAATGGCACAAAATTGCCGTTTTGCAGACTGCAAGCATCAAGGAGAAGCGGGATGTGCGGTAGAGGAAGCTGTGCAGCGTGGTGAGCTATCTGAATCCAGAGTGAACAACTATCGCAAAATGCAGCGGGAGCTGGAGTATCAGGCACGTAAAGAAGCAGATCGGCGGAAAAAGGATCAACGTTCAAGCACAAATCAGGGCCGAGTCGGTAATCGAAGGGGCTGGAGACGTGATGTGGAGTGGTGAGATGAAGAAAGGTTATTTGTAAAAATCACAAGAGAATCTGCGGTGTGGTCGGCATATCCTGTAGAGGGGTGAGTATATGCCGAATTATAGTATTGTGGTGAGTTTGTCGGATCGTCGTCTGTATTTAAAAGATGGAGATCAGACTGTACTTAGTTATCCGGTCGGTATTGGTAAAATTGCTACACAGACGCCGTACGGACAATTTACCATCATCAACAAACAGCCCAATCCCGGCGGCCCCTTCGGAGCGTTCTGGATGGGGCTGTCCAAGCCGCATTATGGCATCCACGGCACCAATGCGCCTTGGTCCATTGGCAAGCTGGTGTCGCATGGTTGCATACGTATGCAGAACAAGGATGTGCTGGAGCTTCAGGAAAAGGTGAGCATTGGCACGCCGGTCACCATACAGCCTT carries:
- the rsgA gene encoding ribosome small subunit-dependent GTPase A, translated to MSIHEYGWSDYWNGFWDQWKQSFEERAENTQVRPARLIADYGQKVKLMTMDGERWGAASGKLRHAIVDPAEMPAVGDWVAVTVPDGTSDAVIHAVLPRKSRISRQAAGFETKEQLIATNVDTLFLVNALNHDFNVRRLERYLIMAWNSGVDPVVVLSKSDLCFDVEERVAEAEGVAPGVPVIVISALQNEGREQLEAFLQPGRTVALTGSSGSGKSTIVNWLSGAEVQLTQDVREEDSRGRHTTTHRQLFPILRQAVLLDTPGMRELNLWDDSTGVANTFADITEMAQNCRFADCKHQGEAGCAVEEAVQRGELSESRVNNYRKMQRELEYQARKEADRRKKDQRSSTNQGRVGNRRGWRRDVEW
- a CDS encoding YpdA family putative bacillithiol disulfide reductase, whose product is MHDVVIIGGGPCGLSAAIECSRRGLQTVIIEKSNIVHSIFLYPTNMQFFSTAELLEIGDVPFSTPNDKPYRHEALAYYRKVATHYNLNVRHYEEAKTITRQDDATFTVHTVSKQGIAKTYSSRYVVVATGYFDHPNYLGIPGEQLDKVTHYFSEAHPYTGTRVAIIGGSNSAVDAAMELVRVGATIDMVYRRTELSEYIKPWVRPLFDSMVQKGKITLHLGARITEIHPDYVVVTPLETAAFRLENDFVLALTGFHPERKLLESVGVHMAEDLDKPEYDPSTMETNIPGIYVAGVIASGSNANEVFIETGRWHGRQIAEHIQS
- a CDS encoding HesB/YadR/YfhF family protein, giving the protein MSIQVTEPAAQWYIKELGLNRGDTIRFFARYSSGGGLHPGFSLGIAVEPPQHPVLQHEAAGITFYMEDQDYWYLKGHHLEVKYLEEHDDIIYTYAEEEQS
- a CDS encoding DUF441 domain-containing protein; translated protein: MDYSSLILLVLAGLGIVSGNSTVTIAMVVLLLLRVTHFHTAFPWLEKYGLTIGIIILTIGVMTPLASGKISISQVMESFLHWKSLLAIAIGILVAYLGGRGVTLMSGQPIIVTGLLIGTVIGVAFFKGVPVGPLIAAGLLSLLIGRT
- a CDS encoding ADP-heptose synthase, producing the protein MSRQFVTEAVMVAIYGQLLTTPAPVEYIVPYTSLLELYEFQDSTEPLMENAVDDQHVKRKVSELISYFEEPLNQKKIRRALQMPWAKSLPILFDANTSLIVINAVDTAHYGEYFDPIETELVLTAQREELPILTDQLDWIHRIIEASVPVHVYDIDDFDFAVDGPMPNNP
- a CDS encoding metalloregulator ArsR/SmtB family transcription factor yields the protein MQLDKMVNYHKALADPTRMRILLLLSRGEMHGQALAEKLNLSQPTVTHHASKLREAGLIKERRDKNTVYFTLNPELIRQHAEATVRFIFEKGEGEEEMSEVNETLEATVLRNFFSKDGKLRQIPSQYKKKLIVLQLLAEKLEPGRVYPERELNEWIKQYHEDFATIRRELIMHQFMYREREMYELNPREMWTRWDQVR
- a CDS encoding L,D-transpeptidase, which encodes MPNYSIVVSLSDRRLYLKDGDQTVLSYPVGIGKIATQTPYGQFTIINKQPNPGGPFGAFWMGLSKPHYGIHGTNAPWSIGKLVSHGCIRMQNKDVLELQEKVSIGTPVTIQP
- a CDS encoding ABC transporter transmembrane domain-containing protein, whose protein sequence is MFSVLKNLSWFFKRERSRYSIGLFLLIAVGVLELAPPRLLGSAIDEIVRGSISWSSLWHYIFYILGILAVIYYITYIWMHKLFGGANLVERLLRTRFMNHLLRMTPPFFERNRTGDLMARATNDLRSVASTAGFGMLTLTDSTVYLSVVLVAMGTLISWKLTLAAVLPLPFIALAMSIYGKAVHERYTLAQDAFGDMNDQVLESVAGIRVIRAYVQERMDEKRFADITDDVFRKNLAVARMDALFEPTIRLCVGLSYVIGLGYGIYLVFHNDITLGELVSFNMYLGMMIWPMFAIGELINIMQRGSASLDRVNETLHVEPDVQDAAQPVTVNHPESITMKDVTFRYPTSSVDNLLHVNLELKRGETLGVVGRTGSGKSTLLKQLLHEYPTGSGDILISGTRLEDIAVEQLHSWIGYVPQEQILFSKSVRENIQFGKPRADDDDIMEAIRTAAFDQDLGTLSDGLDTLVGEKGIALSGGQKQRVSLARAFIGDPDILVLDDALSAVDARTEARIIDNIRRKRSGKTTLISTHRLSAVEHADRIVVLEQGRIIEEGTHNELLQTDGWYRQQYERQQVESVLTSGEVS